From Erigeron canadensis isolate Cc75 chromosome 5, C_canadensis_v1, whole genome shotgun sequence:
tctAATATACTATCAGCCATTAAATGAACAAAGTTTGACTCAACTATGGAAGGCCAAATGTGCAGGCAATTTTCTTCATATTCTCcaacaaaaaatatgcttaaactTGTTCATATGAATCATTATACACTTAATCATCCTTTTAATACAGAAGAAGTGAAAGGTTTGGCCAGTGGATTACAAATTATTGTCTGATGGTATTTTACAATGTAATAGAATTTATTGTATGGCGAAGGGATATTAGGATCGATCCTCTATATGTATATTCACCGAACTACAACTTGACTTCAAAATATTCTTGACAATGTCATACATCTTTCAGAAACCCCGACTACGTGCCATGTTATGAGCCTACATCACACGGGTACTTGATAAGAGGGATCGACCATCCTTAAAACGAACAAGTTTCCTTTGTCACCTCTTGATACCCTGCAAATCATGGTAGATATGTGAAAATTTTCTAATCAATTTTCAAAAGTATGATGTTTGTATAATGTTATAAATTTACCTCAACTCTTCATCCAAGTAAGTTACTTCAAGTGAACCTACAGCTGTCTCTGGCGCTTTAACGGGTATCTTCACAAAATGAACAAAACGTTGTAATTCACTTTAGGGTTTCAGGCAGTAGAGTTTTAAGTTTATCTTTTACACACATCATCCCTGGATTTTCATATTTTGGTGACAAAATGATAGAAGACTAAATGAAGGAAAATCTTACCAATCCAAAAATCttgaaataatcaaatttgacagCCACCTTTTTGGAGTTCACTGGTGTTAGATCCGCTGTAACCTAGACATACATGACAGTTACCATGAATTGTTagcattaaaagaacaaaagcAGATACTAAAGAAAAATTTCTAGTCTGGTTCAAAACTAGCAATCCTTAACTTGTAGCCGGTCCATCCGAGACTAGCTATCATAGACTTGTTTCACTCGCACTACAATGAACATGAACTTTCGtacaaatacttttttttatttaaaacaccGTCGCACTAGCTCACTCATCGTGACTTATCCGTGGCCGTTTAGGCTTTTTAACTAACCATTATACTCACTACTATTCCACGAATAAAGAACTTGGGCAATTTTAATCTGTACACtacaaaaattatgaaaaacatAAATGTCTTTAAGTATGTACAAGCTTACCTTAACCGCTTTTAGATACCTATTTTGTTTGTATCTACATGACTACATATAATTAGTTACAACGATAACAACATACCTGGTTAAAGGTGGGGAATGATTCCAGATTTTGAGCTCTAAGTGTGTCTGCATTAATCGCTTGATAGTTTACACGCGACCTAAGGAACTTGGGTCTCTATTGAGAAAGATAAATTTTAAGGAAGACAAGGATAGAAATTCCATAAAGTTAAAAATTATCATCTCCAAATTGAACATAACCTTAGTTTGCAGAATCGATTGTGAGGTGGTGTATATGAGTTCCCATTTCCCGTTAAGTAATGGAGACTTGAGCGGCTCCTTTGTTGGATTTGCTGCTTCAAGTTTTCGAACTATCTAAATCAAACAATTCAGGTCCAGGCTAGAAACAAATaccatataaaacatattgatgatttttctttcaaatatcgTCAGTCAAAAATTATCAATCATATACGTTTTCTTTGGTACTTAATTGTAGGTTATAGCCCAACTAGTTCACAAACATATACAAATGCAAAATGTCTCACATTCGTTGATACCTAATCATATATCGTGAAAGTGTTTCATACGACTCAAAGGCTAATTCGGTACTCTCCTAAATGGCTAAACCCTATTTACTCCTAGGTTCTTGCTAAAAACCTGGCATCAACTCCCTTTTGCAAGTACATTGGATGAAGTTGGCATAACACCTCTACATTGTTTTATAGTGCTTggggttggttattgtaaaacaagtatattaaagtaaaacaaataagacaagctATTCACCCTTGGATCATGaaaaaattgatgcacgaagattcacgaagcacaaatatatatatatatatatatgggggatgggaatataaggctgtcaggtatctaagcttaggtgtggaacactcacatattgtttttttaatccataaaaatcatgggggcccatgcatttattcattaaacaagaaataataaaatattagtatgtgaggggttccacacctaagcttaggtgccggacaaccttatattctcttttccctatatatatatatatagggtgacaatcaaatgagaaccaacttaaaatgagaacaaatgagaacacttaaaaactacattttgatgcattaaaagtccataaaactgacatagtgcataactaattatcattatttaagtgtttaacaacacatggatccgtcaaaatcgaaaaaaatcatgttttttgttgtatgcatcattttgaaaatatgcatccaagatggatgcacaaaacaaaaaacgtgattttttcaattttgaaggatcaatgtgttgttaaacacttaaataatgataattagttatgcactatgttagttttatggacatttaatgcatcaaaatgatgtttttaagtgttctcaccgttcttaatttaaaagtgttctcaccagagtgttaccctatatatatatatatgtatgtatgtatatatattgatgcatcATGATTTTCAATAAATAGAAACCTATtagtaatttatttgttttattttaatacttgttttattttgccTAGAAccttgttttattattaaaaaaacacctACGATTGCTCTGGGTGGTGCCCGGTGTACGTGTAAGTGAACCTCATGAAATTTTCCCCAGTGTATAAATCACACAAAAATAAAGCAAGAAGGTTGGATCAAGTAGTTGGAGCTTGCCTCTAAAGGTTAGTGGTCCGATCCTCATGTGAGGCGGGGCCAGAGGTCCTATGCTACCAGCTTCGGTAGAATGTGAAAGCAGTCCATCTACTTTAGGTAAGGGGTAACAATGACTGCATCTCAACCCCCACCGTCTTCGAAGGTGTATTGAGATCCAAAACTCGTGAAAGACGTCATTGGGTGTTACTTTACTGTAAAATTTCATATAAACTTCATTTTTTTACAAATGCACCTAACAATAGAAAAATGCATCTAGTTATATCTAGTCCTGGTGAGTCCAATGCAAAACATTCATAATACAACATAACCCTTTCATATTCATAAACAGGTAAACAGAGTAGGTTAAAATTACAAACCTGCTCAATGGATTGTTGATCTTCAAGGGAAGCATCAGCACCACGGTCAAGAGGATCAATGGCATCAAGAAGCTCTTGTTTAATGGATTCTACATTTTTGGAGGGTTTGTTCAAAAAATCTGTGAAAAAAGATACATTAGTTCTAAATTTTGTAATGGGTGGTGGTGAAAGGTGGTGGGTGGTGATGGGTTTCGCCGGAAAAGTGATGGTGGGAagggaggaggaggaggaggaggagtgAGAGGGGAAGAGTTTAGGCAGATAGTGGTGTGGGGTGGTGCTTGTTGATGATGGAGTGGATAACAAAGCCATGGGTGGTTATGTTTTTGTGTCAGATTTTGTTACCTATACATACATGTTTTATATTGATTGGCTGGAAATCTTTACATAGTCGTTAGcaatttgtatataaattataaaaaaggtGTGTGTTTAAATCAACCAACAAGTCAACTGAATAGATTActtcttatttttataaatgCCTTGTTGGACTTGGAATCCAATATACACGTCGATTCTTCGGGGGGATTTTATGTGGGGCATTTTTCGGTCAGGGTGACTGTCAAATGTAATTGGGACGATTCGTTTACATTAATATGCTAACTCTATccgaggttttttttttgggggacGGTAAGTTTATGCTCATTTGATTAAATTTGTGCACAAGAATAACAATTAATCACAGATAGGATGCATCAATCGAAACACTCCAAATAAAATATGTTTCTGGTTATCAATCAAAAGGGacacatttattaaaaaaatcaaaaagaaaagaaaaataataattcacAAGCACACTCTCAACGTTACACTCAATCAAACATAGTGGTACCGAGCAGATGTCGCATGTTGATGTATGCCGATTTGTAAGGGGCGGTGATAAAACATAGTGGTACCGAGCAGATGCCGCATATTGATGTATGCCAATTTGTAAGGGGTGGTGATACCGCATGCCGCTACATACCAATGTCCCATGTAGACCATACCCTTCACCTTATGACCGAAATTTTGAAAGGCCAGCAAACTAATTTCAAGATGCATTCTGTGTTTCATACTACAAATTTGGAGTTCAAAAGTAATTTAGAGATCTGTTATCTAATATAATTAAGGAATCCCAAGTGTTAATGTATGATGACTTTCCAAAAGTAATTTTGAGATCTGTTAgcttttgaaatttaaataagCTTCCAAGTTATAAGCTCTGAAAATAGGCTTAGCCAAACACCTCGAGCCCTTGAGCTCACTCAAGTAACAAAGTCTCAATCAAGTATAATTGTCACGTCTAGGCAAAAGAATTCAAGTTATTGTACTCGTTCGTTAAAATGCAGGTAAATATGAGGGGCAAAGAGAAAAATTTAAGTGCTTCAGACCTAGAAAAGGGTACATACAATGTCAATGATACAAATCTTGATAACTAACCAAATTCACAAACTAGAAATTCTTATCTTATGTTATCTACACAGCTACAATAGGTGCATAAACAAGCAGGTATATCATCACATTTGACAAAAAGGTTGGTGCTATGCAACGAATgcaagatttttataaaaatatggcaaataaaataaaactctaTGTGCATTGGCCTATACAAAACTATACATCTTTGGGGAAAAGATTGACACTTCTATAAAGAATGCAAGTGCTTGATCCTCTCAATAGCTTGTTTTACCTTTAAAGATGGTTCATCATATAAGAACCCAAGATCACCGGGTTTCTCTGCCATGCTGGGTTCTCCGATAAATGCACGGAAAGAATCTGCAACAGAAGTAGAAAGAGAGTCCAGGTTGTATCCTCCCTCCAAGAAAAATACACATCTACCCCCGCACAGCTCTTTCGAAAGCTGCTTGATGCTTGCTGCTAGCATGTAATACGTTCCTGTCGTTAACTGAAAATTTGCCAGCGGATCCAGTACGTGTCCATCATATCTGAAGAGAAGTCAGATTGAAAATTAGTACTAGTAACACCTTGAGTAGTATTACTATAAAGTGGCTATTAATTATCgcgtattttttatatatgatcaATAATAAAACACTTCCATGGAAGTAAGTGTGAAGTCAGACTTCGCATTTCAGGGGGCAgagtagataaaaaaaaatggttattaCCATATTAATCTAGTTTGCTGCACAAGATTTGATTAAAAAAGCAA
This genomic window contains:
- the LOC122599035 gene encoding probable plastid-lipid-associated protein 4, chloroplastic; translation: MALLSTPSSTSTTPHHYLPKLFPSHSSSSSSSLPTITFPAKPITTHHLSPPPITKFRTNVSFFTDFLNKPSKNVESIKQELLDAIDPLDRGADASLEDQQSIEQIVRKLEAANPTKEPLKSPLLNGKWELIYTTSQSILQTKRPKFLRSRVNYQAINADTLRAQNLESFPTFNQVTADLTPVNSKKVAVKFDYFKIFGLIPVKAPETAVGSLEVTYLDEELRVSRGDKGNLFVLRMVDPSYQVPV